The DNA region AGCCCACGGGTTGCAACCCGTGGGCTTTTTTTGATGCCGATCGATGGCGAGAATAGACAGTATGCATCTCATCGATACTCATGCCCATTTGGATCAGGAGGAGTTTGACAGCGACCGGGCCGAGGTAATCGCCCGTGCGGTGGCTGCGGGGATTGAACGGATCGTGGCGATTGGGGTAACAGCCGATTCGAGCGAGGTGGTAGTTCGCTTGGCGGCAGAATTTCCGGCGGTGTATGCGGCCGTAGGCATCCAACCCAATTATTGCGCTCAAGCCAAGCCAGGAGATTGGGAGCGTGTGGCCGAGCTGGCGGCCTCGCCCAAGGTGGTGGCCATTGGTGAGACAGGGTTGGACCGGTATTGGGATTATACGCCGTTTGATTTGCAACAGGATTACTTCGATCGCCATTTGCGATTGGCTAAGGAACGTAATTTGCCATTTGTGGTCCATACACGGGAGAGCGATGCTGATGTTTTGGCGATGCTGCGCGAGGCCCATCGGCGAGGTGTGCTTCGCGGGGTCATGCATTCGTTTACCGGAAATGCCGCCACTGCGGGCGAATGCGTGGAAATGGGTCTATGCATCAGTTTTGCCGGGATGGTGACCTTTAAAAAATCGGCAGATTTGCGAAATGTGGCCGGCGCGGTGCCTGCGGACCGTGTTTTGGTGGAAACGGACAGTCCCTATTTAGCACCGCATCCGCTACGGGGAAAACGGAATGAGCCGGCCAATTTGATTCACACTGCCCAAGCATTGGCAGGGGTGCGAGGAGTTAGTTTTGAGGAGTTTTGCGAGCAAACCTCAAAAAACGCCCGAACCCTATTTGGTCTTTCATGATGTATCCCATGGTCCGAAACCGCAAGTGTACGCTTTTGCAATTTGACTTGACTGGGAGGATGATCGATCTGCTGCAAGTTTGCTGCTGTCCACTTGCTCGATTTAGAGGTGCATGGTACAAAGCGCGCGACGGCCATCGGTTGTTGTGATGTTGGCGGCATCAGGGCAATTGTTCATTATGCGGAGGAAATCGCCACCACAATGAACGAACAGAACGAAGGTTCATACATGGTCTTTTCCAGCGAACAAGCGTTTGCTAGTGAGACCGGGGAGGTCCCCGCTACGGGGAAAGAACTTCCGGGAATGCGGCATGCCCACTGGGCCAACATTCCGGAACAGCTTTGGCAAGATTGGCGTTGGCAGCGACAGCACGCCATTCGTACGACGGCCCAACTGGCGGAATTATTGCCGCTTGGCCCGGATGAATCAGCCGCGCTGGAACGGCTCG from Pirellulales bacterium includes:
- a CDS encoding TatD family hydrolase, whose product is MHLIDTHAHLDQEEFDSDRAEVIARAVAAGIERIVAIGVTADSSEVVVRLAAEFPAVYAAVGIQPNYCAQAKPGDWERVAELAASPKVVAIGETGLDRYWDYTPFDLQQDYFDRHLRLAKERNLPFVVHTRESDADVLAMLREAHRRGVLRGVMHSFTGNAATAGECVEMGLCISFAGMVTFKKSADLRNVAGAVPADRVLVETDSPYLAPHPLRGKRNEPANLIHTAQALAGVRGVSFEEFCEQTSKNARTLFGLS